In the genome of Streptomyces collinus, one region contains:
- a CDS encoding nucleoside deaminase has translation MDQAQARSWLATAVEEARTGLAEGGIPIGAALYGPDGTLLGRGHNRRVQDGDPTMHAETAAFRSAGRQRSYRGTTMVTTLSPCWYCCGLVRQFGISRVVIGEATTFRGGHDWLARHGVEIVLLDDPESIELMRGFVIERPELWREDIGDRDG, from the coding sequence ATGGACCAGGCACAGGCCCGATCGTGGCTCGCCACCGCCGTCGAGGAAGCCCGCACCGGCCTCGCCGAGGGCGGTATCCCCATCGGCGCCGCGCTGTACGGCCCCGACGGCACCCTCCTCGGCCGCGGCCACAACCGCCGTGTCCAGGACGGCGACCCCACGATGCACGCGGAGACAGCGGCCTTCCGGTCGGCGGGACGGCAACGCTCCTACCGGGGTACGACGATGGTGACCACCCTGTCGCCGTGCTGGTACTGCTGCGGACTGGTCCGGCAGTTCGGCATCTCCCGGGTGGTGATCGGCGAGGCGACCACCTTCCGGGGAGGGCACGACTGGCTGGCGCGACACGGCGTGGAGATCGTCCTGCTGGACGACCCCGAGAGCATCGAACTGATGCGCGGCTTCGTCATCGAGCGCCCGGAGCTGTGGCGCGAGGACATCGGCGACCGGGACGGCTGA
- a CDS encoding polysaccharide deacetylase family protein has protein sequence MRALSRRGMLGLGAGAAAAVSLAGCGGLTGSDDSGHADGSGGASAQGGSKPKPEPTARPIGDGSTAHTGKQPRQPAGPEPLEPGQTPPQFVVFSWDGAGEVGNGLFPRFLDLAKEHGAGMTFFLSGLYLLPESKKRLYNPPNNPRGASDIGYLTDEHVKDTLKNVRRAWLEGHEIGTHFNGHFCGESHGSVKNWTPRQWRSEIDQAKSFVKEWRTNTGWTDLPSLPFDYDKELVGGRTPCLLGQDNLLPTARELGWRYDASSPGGLQVWPAKRQGIWDLPLQQIPFPGRGFEVLSMDYNMLANQSLATTKAPAHNYPGWRRQSAQAYIQGFKRAYETNRAPFFIGNHFEQWNGGIYMDAVEEAFKHIAREKEKGADVRLVSFRQFTDWLDVQKPEVLDKLRTLGVGQQPAGGWREFTSQASTPSGEASRNAA, from the coding sequence ATGCGCGCTCTCTCCCGCAGGGGAATGCTCGGACTCGGCGCGGGAGCCGCCGCCGCCGTCTCGCTCGCCGGATGCGGCGGACTCACGGGCTCGGACGACTCCGGCCATGCCGACGGTTCCGGCGGCGCCTCCGCACAGGGCGGGTCGAAGCCGAAGCCCGAGCCCACTGCCCGGCCCATCGGCGACGGCTCCACCGCCCACACCGGCAAACAGCCCCGCCAGCCCGCGGGGCCCGAGCCGCTGGAGCCGGGGCAGACCCCGCCCCAGTTCGTCGTGTTCTCCTGGGACGGCGCCGGCGAGGTCGGCAACGGCCTCTTCCCGCGCTTCCTGGATCTCGCCAAGGAGCACGGCGCCGGCATGACCTTCTTCCTGTCCGGGCTGTACCTGCTGCCCGAGTCGAAGAAGCGCCTCTACAACCCCCCGAACAACCCGCGCGGCGCCTCCGACATCGGCTACCTCACAGACGAGCACGTCAAGGACACGCTGAAGAACGTCCGCCGGGCATGGCTGGAGGGCCACGAGATCGGCACCCACTTCAACGGGCACTTCTGCGGCGAGTCCCACGGCTCGGTCAAGAACTGGACGCCCCGGCAGTGGCGCAGCGAGATCGACCAGGCGAAGTCCTTCGTCAAGGAGTGGCGCACCAACACCGGCTGGACCGACCTGCCGTCGCTGCCGTTCGACTACGACAAGGAGCTCGTCGGCGGCCGTACGCCCTGCCTGCTCGGCCAGGACAACCTGCTGCCCACCGCCCGCGAGCTCGGCTGGCGCTACGACGCCTCCTCGCCCGGCGGCCTCCAGGTCTGGCCCGCCAAGCGCCAGGGCATCTGGGACCTGCCCCTCCAGCAGATACCTTTCCCCGGCCGCGGCTTCGAGGTCCTGTCGATGGACTACAACATGCTGGCCAACCAGTCCCTCGCGACCACGAAGGCACCCGCCCACAACTACCCGGGCTGGCGGAGGCAGTCGGCCCAGGCGTACATCCAGGGATTCAAGCGGGCATACGAGACAAACCGGGCACCCTTCTTCATCGGCAACCACTTCGAGCAGTGGAACGGCGGCATCTACATGGACGCCGTCGAGGAGGCCTTCAAGCACATCGCCCGGGAGAAGGAGAAGGGCGCGGATGTGCGTCTCGTCTCCTTCCGGCAGTTCACCGACTGGCTGGACGTGCAGAAGCCCGAGGTGCTCGACAAGCTCCGCACCCTCGGGGTCGGGCAGCAGCCGGCCGGTGGCTGGCGGGAGTTCACGAGCCAGGCCTCCACGCCCAGCGGAGAGGCCTCGCGGAACGCCGCCTGA
- the ccsB gene encoding c-type cytochrome biogenesis protein CcsB, with protein MTLAAATNENLAQISNVLIYSAMAVYTLAFFAYIAEWLFGSRSKVARTAAALTSKQGAEKAPAVTVNQAGGTAVLERPKVTVRAVAGRRDVPDGPGAHGGDEQGDLYGRIAISLTVLAFLVELGGVLTRALSVERAPWGNMYEFNITFSTVAVGVYLGLLALKKNVRWLGLFLITSVLLDLGLAVTVLYTASDQLVPALHSYWLYIHVSTAIFCGAVFYVGAVGTILYLFKDSYESKLASGGTPGTFATSVLERLPSSASLDKFSYRVNAAVFPLWTFTIIAGAIWAGDAWGRYWGWDPKETWSFITWVAYACYLHARATAGWKGRKAAYLALIAFGCWLFNYYGVNIFVSGKHSYAGV; from the coding sequence GTGACTCTCGCCGCCGCCACCAACGAAAACCTCGCGCAGATCAGCAATGTGCTGATCTACTCCGCGATGGCCGTCTACACCCTGGCCTTTTTCGCGTACATCGCCGAATGGCTCTTCGGCAGCCGCAGCAAGGTCGCCAGGACCGCCGCCGCGCTCACCAGCAAGCAGGGCGCGGAGAAGGCACCGGCCGTCACCGTGAACCAGGCCGGCGGCACCGCCGTGCTGGAGCGGCCGAAGGTCACCGTGCGGGCCGTGGCCGGCCGGCGCGACGTGCCGGACGGTCCCGGGGCACACGGCGGGGACGAGCAGGGCGACCTGTACGGCCGGATCGCCATCTCCCTCACGGTGCTCGCCTTCCTGGTCGAGCTGGGCGGTGTCCTCACCCGCGCCCTGTCGGTGGAGCGGGCGCCGTGGGGCAACATGTACGAGTTCAACATCACGTTCTCCACGGTCGCGGTCGGCGTGTACCTCGGGCTGCTGGCGCTGAAGAAGAACGTGCGCTGGCTCGGCCTGTTCCTGATCACGTCGGTCCTGCTCGACCTGGGCCTGGCGGTCACGGTCCTCTACACCGCCAGCGACCAGCTGGTCCCGGCCCTGCACTCGTACTGGCTGTACATCCACGTCTCGACGGCGATCTTCTGCGGCGCGGTCTTCTACGTCGGCGCGGTCGGCACGATCCTGTACCTGTTCAAGGACTCCTACGAGAGCAAGCTCGCGAGCGGCGGCACGCCCGGCACCTTCGCGACCTCCGTCCTGGAGCGGCTGCCCTCCTCCGCCTCCCTCGACAAGTTCTCCTACCGCGTCAACGCGGCCGTCTTCCCGCTGTGGACGTTCACGATCATCGCGGGCGCCATCTGGGCCGGCGACGCCTGGGGCCGCTACTGGGGCTGGGACCCGAAGGAGACCTGGTCCTTCATCACCTGGGTCGCCTACGCCTGCTACCTGCACGCCCGCGCCACCGCCGGCTGGAAGGGCCGCAAGGCCGCCTACCTGGCCCTCATCGCCTTCGGCTGCTGGCTGTTCAACTACTACGGCGTGAACATCTTCGTCTCCGGCAAGCACTCCTACGCGGGCGTGTGA
- a CDS encoding cytochrome c biogenesis CcdA family protein, whose translation MSAVTTLAAVADPNGTVLNGALLVALPIALLGGLVSFFSPCVLPLVPGYLSYVTGVAGTDLAEARRGRMVAGASLFVLGFTAVFVSTGALFGYFGQTLQEQQGVLSKVLGVLMILMGVFFMGLMPWLTQREFRFHRRPVAGLVGAPVLGALFGIGWTPCIGPTLASVLALSSDQGSAGRGAVLTIAYCLGLGVPFVLAAVAFRKALGAFGWIKRHYVWVMRIGGTMMIVTGLLLLTGAWDRIVQEMQVWSDGFTVGI comes from the coding sequence GTGAGCGCAGTCACCACGCTCGCCGCGGTGGCGGACCCCAACGGCACGGTGCTCAACGGCGCCCTGCTGGTGGCTCTGCCGATCGCGCTGCTCGGCGGACTCGTCTCCTTCTTCTCGCCGTGCGTCCTGCCGCTGGTGCCCGGTTACCTGTCCTACGTGACGGGGGTCGCCGGCACCGACCTCGCCGAGGCCCGGCGCGGCCGGATGGTCGCGGGCGCCTCCCTGTTCGTGCTCGGCTTCACCGCCGTGTTCGTCTCCACCGGGGCGCTGTTCGGCTACTTCGGACAGACGCTCCAGGAACAGCAGGGCGTCCTGTCCAAGGTGCTCGGCGTCCTCATGATCCTCATGGGCGTCTTCTTCATGGGCCTGATGCCCTGGCTCACCCAGCGGGAGTTCCGCTTCCACCGGCGGCCCGTGGCCGGGCTGGTCGGCGCGCCCGTGCTCGGCGCGCTGTTCGGGATCGGCTGGACGCCCTGCATCGGCCCCACCCTCGCCTCCGTGCTGGCTCTCTCCTCCGACCAGGGCAGCGCCGGACGCGGTGCCGTCCTGACCATCGCGTACTGTCTGGGCCTGGGCGTGCCCTTCGTGCTCGCCGCGGTCGCCTTCCGCAAGGCCCTCGGAGCCTTCGGCTGGATCAAGCGCCACTACGTCTGGGTGATGCGGATCGGCGGCACCATGATGATCGTGACCGGTCTGCTCCTGCTGACCGGCGCGTGGGACCGCATCGTGCAGGAGATGCAGGTCTGGTCCGACGGCTTCACTGTGGGGATCTGA
- a CDS encoding condensation domain-containing protein, translating to MRLTDIRHCEVRPGRLVEWTLDPGAAGAMEGLPDDSRPPAYIQESHIRTSRSVREDGLFVPTWIGVCFDLPGRAEPDVLQDALHAWTLRHETLRSGFAWSGPPGDEITRFTLGSEDVRLHREQVGDFTDEAALAEHLQKRFDTVADALRWPNFIYAAVLRDDSTSVYMAFDHSNVDAYSLQNIPAALHELYAAVAAGRSPQQEPVASYVDFCQAERADADKLDENHDIVVRWREFIKNCGGQLPNFPVDLGLDNDGGLPRQKALCEPLVDADDAEAFEAYCRPYGGSLVGVLAATALIVLEIEGEPVFRTVVPFHTRVRSRWSDSVGWYVGGAPVEIPLAEVHDFHGALENAHAELRANRRLARTPLERVLRLIGTDFRPTSPDLYSLVSYLDARDVPGSGQWAEQKVYGLVRVSYGDRVCVWVNRLHEGLWFACRYPDTEIAHENLSRYATRLREVITSVARQG from the coding sequence GTGCGCTTGACGGACATCCGGCACTGTGAGGTACGGCCGGGACGACTCGTGGAGTGGACGCTCGATCCTGGGGCCGCCGGGGCGATGGAGGGCCTCCCGGATGACTCCAGACCCCCGGCCTACATCCAGGAGTCGCACATCAGGACCTCCCGGTCCGTGCGTGAGGACGGATTGTTCGTACCGACCTGGATCGGCGTGTGTTTCGATCTCCCGGGCCGGGCGGAACCGGACGTCCTCCAGGACGCGCTGCACGCCTGGACACTGCGGCACGAGACGCTGCGCAGCGGCTTCGCCTGGTCCGGGCCGCCCGGTGACGAGATCACCCGGTTCACGCTCGGCAGCGAGGACGTGCGGCTGCACCGGGAGCAGGTCGGCGACTTCACGGACGAGGCAGCACTGGCCGAGCATCTCCAGAAGCGGTTCGACACCGTGGCGGACGCACTCCGGTGGCCCAACTTCATCTACGCGGCGGTCCTCCGGGACGACAGCACCAGCGTGTACATGGCCTTCGACCACAGCAACGTCGACGCCTACTCGCTCCAGAACATCCCCGCCGCCCTCCATGAGCTCTACGCGGCGGTCGCGGCGGGCCGCTCACCGCAGCAGGAACCCGTGGCCAGCTACGTCGACTTCTGCCAGGCCGAACGGGCGGACGCGGACAAGCTGGACGAGAACCACGACATCGTGGTCCGCTGGCGGGAGTTCATCAAGAACTGCGGGGGGCAGCTGCCGAACTTCCCGGTCGATCTCGGCCTGGACAACGACGGCGGGCTGCCCCGGCAGAAGGCGCTGTGCGAGCCGCTGGTGGACGCCGACGACGCGGAGGCGTTCGAGGCGTACTGCCGGCCCTACGGCGGCAGCCTGGTCGGCGTGCTGGCGGCCACTGCGCTCATCGTCCTGGAGATCGAGGGGGAGCCCGTCTTCCGCACCGTCGTGCCGTTCCACACCCGGGTGAGGTCCCGGTGGTCGGACTCCGTGGGCTGGTACGTCGGCGGGGCCCCGGTCGAGATCCCGCTGGCGGAGGTCCATGACTTCCACGGAGCCCTGGAGAACGCACACGCCGAGCTGCGCGCCAACCGGCGGCTGGCCCGCACACCCCTGGAGCGGGTGCTCCGGCTGATCGGAACGGACTTCCGCCCCACGTCTCCCGACCTGTACTCCCTGGTCTCCTACCTCGACGCCCGCGACGTCCCCGGCTCCGGGCAGTGGGCCGAGCAGAAGGTCTACGGACTGGTCAGGGTCTCGTACGGCGACCGGGTCTGCGTCTGGGTCAACAGACTCCACGAGGGCCTGTGGTTCGCCTGCCGCTACCCCGACACCGAGATCGCGCACGAGAACCTGTCCCGGTACGCGACCCGGCTGCGGGAGGTGATCACGAGCGTCGCCCGGCAGGGCTGA
- a CDS encoding TlpA family protein disulfide reductase, translating to MSADSAPQRSNRTTRATERTRRVRRSAALAAGLAATALLVSACGSGGTSGGGGNTNFVTGTDGIATAAKGERTPAPDLSGKTIAGKTLDVADYKGKVVVLNVWGSWCNPCRAEAKYFAKVSKEYAGKGVQFVGINTRDTSTGAALAFEKDWGITYPSLYDPTGKLLLRFKKGTLNPQAIPSTLILDRNGKIAARSLSALSEERLLKMLKPVVDEK from the coding sequence ATGAGTGCCGACAGCGCCCCCCAGCGTTCGAACCGCACGACCCGTGCCACCGAGCGCACCCGCCGTGTCCGCCGCAGCGCCGCCCTGGCCGCGGGTCTCGCCGCGACCGCGCTGCTCGTCTCCGCGTGCGGCTCCGGCGGCACCTCGGGCGGGGGCGGCAACACCAACTTCGTCACCGGCACCGACGGCATCGCCACGGCCGCCAAGGGCGAGCGCACCCCCGCGCCCGACCTGTCCGGCAAGACCATCGCGGGCAAGACCCTCGACGTCGCCGACTACAAGGGCAAGGTCGTCGTCCTCAACGTGTGGGGTTCCTGGTGCAACCCCTGCCGCGCCGAGGCCAAGTACTTCGCGAAGGTCTCCAAGGAGTACGCGGGCAAGGGCGTGCAGTTCGTCGGCATCAACACCCGCGACACCTCCACCGGCGCCGCCCTCGCCTTCGAGAAGGACTGGGGCATCACCTACCCCAGCCTCTACGACCCGACCGGCAAGCTGCTGCTGCGCTTCAAGAAGGGCACGCTCAACCCGCAGGCGATCCCGTCCACGCTCATCCTCGACCGGAACGGCAAGATCGCGGCCCGTTCGCTCTCCGCGCTCAGCGAGGAACGGCTGCTGAAGATGCTCAAGCCCGTCGTCGACGAGAAGTGA
- the resB gene encoding cytochrome c biogenesis protein ResB gives MSKTTASDPAPSAAEDQELGDAGSQLSTAPKEDAPNLPALGVIGWARWFWRQLTSMRVALLLLLLLSLGAIPGSLIPQSGQDETKVADFRKGNPTLGDVYDKLGLFHVYSSVWFSAIYILLFVSLIGCIVPRTWQFVGQLRGLPPGAPRRLNRLPAHTTWRTTAEPEQVHQAALALLKKRRFRTHLTGGAVAAEKGYLRELGNLVFHIALIVMLIAFAWGQLFKSEGNKLVVEGDGFSNTLTQYDDFKSGNLFTSDDLVPFSFNLKKFTGTYERTGPNKGTPRVYKADITYSSGAYGKDENDTVEVNHPLEIGDSKVYLVSHGYAPVITVRDAKGKVVFDDAVPLLPLDANVTSSGVVKVLDGYRNAQGKKEQLGFNAFFVPTFGGHASGTMLSQFPALDNPLLALSAYHGDLGADSGIPQSVYQMDRTNMKEFKDSQGKLFKKLLKPGETMKLPNGAGSVTFGKDIKEWAGFQVVQQPGSGWALAGALAAIGGLAASLFIQRRRVWVRAVKGADGVTVVEMAGLGRSESAKVPEELGHLAGDLYEQAPGAPDPDTPADSPDPAQEPGTETPVPAEGAEK, from the coding sequence ATGAGCAAGACCACCGCCTCCGACCCGGCCCCCTCCGCCGCCGAGGACCAGGAGCTGGGCGACGCCGGCTCCCAGCTGTCCACCGCCCCCAAGGAGGACGCGCCCAACCTGCCCGCCCTGGGCGTCATCGGCTGGGCCCGCTGGTTCTGGCGGCAGCTGACCTCCATGCGGGTCGCGCTCCTGCTGCTCCTGCTGCTCTCCCTCGGCGCGATCCCCGGCTCGCTCATCCCGCAGTCCGGCCAGGACGAGACGAAGGTCGCCGACTTCCGCAAGGGCAACCCCACCCTCGGCGATGTCTACGACAAGCTCGGGCTGTTCCACGTCTACAGCTCGGTGTGGTTCTCCGCGATCTACATCCTGCTGTTCGTCTCCCTCATCGGCTGCATCGTGCCCCGCACCTGGCAGTTCGTCGGCCAGCTGCGCGGCCTGCCGCCCGGCGCGCCCCGGCGGCTGAACCGGCTGCCCGCGCACACCACCTGGCGCACCACGGCCGAACCCGAGCAGGTCCACCAGGCCGCCCTGGCCCTGCTGAAGAAGCGCCGCTTCCGCACCCACCTCACCGGGGGCGCCGTCGCCGCGGAGAAGGGCTATCTGCGCGAGCTGGGCAACCTCGTCTTCCACATCGCCCTCATCGTGATGCTGATCGCCTTCGCCTGGGGGCAGCTCTTCAAGTCCGAGGGCAACAAGCTCGTCGTCGAGGGCGACGGCTTCTCCAACACCCTCACCCAGTACGACGACTTCAAGTCCGGCAACCTCTTCACGTCCGACGACTTGGTGCCGTTCAGCTTCAACCTGAAGAAGTTCACCGGCACCTACGAGCGCACCGGCCCCAACAAGGGCACCCCGCGCGTCTACAAGGCCGACATCACCTACAGCTCCGGCGCCTACGGCAAGGACGAGAACGACACCGTCGAGGTCAACCACCCGCTGGAGATCGGCGACTCCAAGGTCTACCTCGTCAGCCACGGCTACGCGCCGGTCATCACCGTCCGCGACGCCAAGGGCAAGGTCGTCTTCGACGACGCCGTACCGCTGCTGCCGCTGGACGCCAACGTCACCTCCTCCGGCGTCGTCAAGGTCCTCGACGGCTACCGCAACGCCCAGGGCAAGAAGGAGCAGCTCGGCTTCAACGCCTTCTTCGTGCCGACCTTCGGCGGCCACGCCAGCGGCACGATGCTGTCCCAGTTCCCGGCGCTGGACAATCCGCTGCTCGCGCTGTCCGCCTACCACGGCGACCTCGGGGCCGACTCGGGCATCCCGCAGAGCGTGTACCAGATGGACCGCACCAACATGAAGGAGTTCAAGGACTCCCAGGGCAAGCTGTTCAAGAAGCTGCTGAAGCCCGGCGAGACCATGAAGCTCCCGAACGGCGCCGGTTCGGTCACCTTCGGCAAGGACATCAAGGAGTGGGCCGGCTTCCAGGTCGTCCAGCAGCCCGGCAGCGGCTGGGCCCTCGCCGGTGCCCTCGCCGCGATCGGCGGCCTCGCCGCCTCCCTGTTCATCCAGCGCCGCCGCGTCTGGGTGCGCGCGGTCAAGGGTGCCGACGGCGTCACCGTCGTCGAGATGGCCGGCCTCGGCCGCAGCGAGTCCGCCAAGGTCCCCGAGGAGCTGGGCCACCTCGCCGGCGACCTCTACGAGCAGGCACCGGGCGCTCCCGACCCCGACACCCCCGCAGATTCCCCCGACCCCGCCCAGGAGCCGGGTACCGAAACCCCCGTACCTGCCGAAGGGGCTGAGAAGTGA